ttccaacTAAAGAGAATCAATATTCCTTTAAGTCACTAACCTGTCTCGTACTGTAAtcagatattaaaattatttttgattGATCTGCACTACCAAATAAGTTTCCAAGTTTTTTCTTCTTACTGTTATCCTTAATAAAAATCTGTACTCCCCTATCAACTAGTTTCGGTAACTCACTAAATTCTTGCCATGTATAAGTCCAATCAACCTACACAATTATAAtatgaacaaaaatttactttctttctttAGATATCTTGTATTAATGCCACTCTTACTTTATAAAAGTAATGTGTATTAAAGATATACTAACCCGCCACCCGCCAAATAGATCACTATGTTCTATATAGGCCATTCTCTTGTCGGTAAGCAGTACTACATCTTTAGAAATATATATGTGATAAAAGTAAATGTCGGTGTTCGCATATTTTCCTTTCTCCAATTCCTAAAGAAATGATCATCCATCAGTGTGAATCATtacataataaaaaatattaaatactaacGTTCAAAATTTTGTGTCCCTCAGCTTCTTCTCGTACATATGGTCTAACTAAATTGTCTGGTTGGAAAAATCTAGGTGGCCTTACTCTTTTCGCTTCTTCATTCAATTCAGTTGcactaaaaaatgaaaataataattataattatttatatactatAATCGAATATACAAGATCTATGTAAATAGATCTGGTttctcaaattaatttttttataccgtTTCACTGCTCCAAGTGATCCACTGGCAAAGTCTATAACACCGGCGGTTGGTCTGGTAACAAGGCCAACAACACCTTTCCCAAATCCTTTGAAAAaaccttctactccttcttctttaGCACCTGCTATAGGTTTCATTACAACACCAGTTACACCGTCAACTACTCCCTAGAGCAaaacatataataataatttgttcgcTTTCTTctttaagaaacatttgatTGGTATTTATTCTTCATGCTCACATACCATTACTAAACCTTTCCCGCTACGAGCAAGACCTTCTTGTAAGTTGGCAGGTTGTTTGTTGAGTTGTTCTTGTCGTTTTCTTTGGTAATCTTTATCAAAAGTTAGAGCAGCTATACCTTTGCCTAGaataaatatagtaaatataaaaGAAGCAACTACAATCAGActgatattaaaataatattaaagtttAGAGATATACCCATAGCTCCAGTTATTTTAGAAACTGCTCCAGCCATTCCTCCAACAGTATGACCAAACATACTTTTCACGCCAAGAAGTAAACCTTCTGCAAATTCTCCAGGGCCTTCTATAGCACCTTGAAATGGTTCGTAAAACAAATCTTCAATACCTTTCATAGTACCAACTACAAGTCCGTACGGATTGCCGATTACATCAAGTCCCAAAACAAGAACGTATGCTTGCTTAATTGCTTGTCCTACATAATGCATTGTTGCTTCAGAAATAAGTTGCTTATTGGTCATAAAAACATAATCTCTTTCAAAGTACGCTAATCtgtaaagaaaacaaaaatatagatTTTACATTACTTGCTAGGAATTATAATAGAAATGTAACTATGAAGTGAATTACTTGAAAACAATGTCATTAATGTCAGTTAAAGTGACACCTATTCCTTGCAGTAATACGTTTAATACTTGAGGTACAGCAGAAGGTCCACTATTACTGCCAGCCATTGAAAAACTTATATGAATCTAGGAATAGTAGAAAGAATTTATGCGCTTTTACAGTTTAAATACGACGTTTATGTAACCCTTGCACATCGAATGCTGGGTAATTTTAACTAAACCTACAGATAATTTGTCAAAACAGACGACTGTCATCTTATCTTTTTAACATCTTTCATAaacatatatattgtatatatatatatatttttttatcgttgaaTAAGATATTAAAACAtggtaaaataatattataaaaataataacagtaaaatttgtaaaaaacaaTCCTTCCTTCCAAATgtataaatacatttaaattttCACTATGAATCAAAATGACTCGACATTCAAAGTCCGCGACACTGTTGGAGCATCCGGTATCcgaaaattaaaatgtaaaaaaacgaACCTTTAAGGGCGAAAAATGAAGTAAATCGAAGAAGTTCTTCTGTTCTGCTGTAGTAATTAAACTAACATGATACATTAATGGTTCATCAACCAATTTCATATCCAGTTTAAATAATTCAgtctaaaatatataatacaataattattattaataatatttataataagcaAATAACATGAATATAACTTACCGTTTCCGCATCATTCATTTCATTTGCTTCAAACAACCCCATTATTgcattaataaatacaatatctactttcacgtgAAATTCTTGTATAAGAACTTTAAAATATCGAAATTGCTGAACACTGCTATGTTCTAACAAGCGTTTAACCATACTAAGTTCAGCAAATGGTTTCATTACTGTTAAAAACATGTAAAAGGTTATTAATAAATGTTAGAAAAAAGATATGTAATTAGGTACAgctatgaattagatttaagtTTTTAACAGAAAAACTTACCAGTACTTTGTGTAACACTCTTTGGAGGTGGAACTGGAGCCAATATAACTGGAAAAACACAATCCGAAAGTTGATTATCTATTTgaagtttattaatttttgcatGTAACTGCACTTGATGTGTTGATGTTCGATATTGTAACCATAAACCAGTTTGAAATGTACGTCGCAATGATCGACGATGTGGTTTCAACATTTCCATATTTAAATAATCGACCTAAAAAGAATCGGTATTAGTAAATATAACGATTATTAAGaaatcaataataaatattttatatattcctTACTTCCAATTTTGGTTCAAGCAATATTTTTTGCGGTGGATCCTTTCCTATTTGTAATTCTATCATATAATTTTGATAGCCTTCTTCTATAATATTCATTTCTCTCGTATTAATACCACGCCAACGATGAGCGACAGATTTACTCGTTTCCCATATAATATCAGaactatattatataaaataataactctTAATAGTGTAATAATAAACTCATGAGGAATTAATTTCATTGTATCAAAGATTTACCTAGCTATACACATGTATAATAATTCTGATCTTGTTATGTTGTTAATAAGTGAAAATCCAACGCCACGAATACTTATTGTTACTTCTTGTTCTATAGCTTCAAGATCACCTACTAGTTGACAATCTTCTGCAACTTTCATGTTTGATGTAAATAGAAGTATTCGTTGGGTACCATCCaaaaatgatacataaaatatttcttcctcCAACTCTGGTAATTGAAAAGTACCTAAAATATCCTAAAAAATACAACTCCTAGTAGaactaaatattaaattattgaatCGTACaagatattattaaatttttacttttcgcaAAGTATGTTCAATttcctttttattattatcttccCATATTAATTTTCGTGGTCCTGCTGGGTTTTCCCAAGTataaaacattctattaaatgacTGCACAGATCTGCAAAATAATTTACATTGTACAttcttaatataattttaaatgaaataaaaactgTGACCAATAattctaatatttttctaataaataaatttacctAACATTTAATGAACCTTTTTCCCAAAACTGGATAGTATGTGGAGTATGATTGATAATTAAAGCTGGAGCATTTCCATAAGTATAAGCAGATAAAGAAATGTAAACTCCTCCTTCGCTTATTTGTACATCCACATTAATTCCCCCATACtgttaaataaatttagatTTAATTTGACAATAGTTCAAAGGAAAATAAATCGCTTatagatatatattatattgatATAAAAGAGACTCACACGTGTCTACATTCATTTCAATTCTTACAAAAAATGATTCTATCTAGACAAACCTTGTTATCTAATTTTAGTAAAGTTGTATGACTTTCTGTATAAATGAATGGCGCAGTTTTTTCAGGTTCAGTTGCAATTTTAACTCTTAAGGTCTTTTGTTCATTTCCAGAACGAGGCCAAAGAGCAGTACATTCACCAGAAGGAAcctataaataaaaagaatagtAAGGTTAACTCTCTtttgtaaatgtaaaatatatatacatttaactACAAAATAATCTTAATTCTTGAACAATTACCTTCATCATAGGATCAGCTGGTCTGTCACCTTCTTGACATTCGAtcaaaaaatttgaattatttataagTACATAATATGGAGTAAATGTAATCTGTTTTGTTAAGGAATTGTAGGTCAACTGGTTGTGAACTCCAatctgtaataaaaatattgtattattgtattatttaaaaaataatgtagtaatgtaaataaataatgtagTAACCTGGTATATCAATCCATTATATTTGCAAACAACTACACCCTCACTTCCTGCAACATCTATTGGGAATTTATCAGACCATTCACCATCTTCCACTCTGATCATTGCCTTTTTTTTACCAAAGAATACTTTTGagcgaaatgaaaataatattggtCCTTTGAAGTTTTCTGGATGATATAATATGTTTAAATAGTCATCTCCACTCTGAaaacatttatataaataaatatttgcattcatattatattttaacattttacatGTGTCGTGCAACCAAGAGACAATTGATTTTAATATATCCATACTTGTACAACATTGTTCAAATAGAGCaacaatattatacattatattattacaaatttaattacaatgAACATCAGTTTGCCAACACCAGTTAACTTTATTCCTGAAAACTTGCTTATATATCTTAATAAACAAAGCTTGAACTTATATGTATTTAAATGTTTTTAACTTTCATTTttgtattaaacaaattttttttaagttttaaattaattgctGCAATTATTTACAAGCTTCAACACTATTTCTAATAATGTTatccatttttgaaaaaatcatgCTTTAATCATGCTTACATAATTtcatatatatacaaaatatatatattatctaaaacaaaatatatataaaagtggtattgtaaaatttagaaataaataatagttatttttttgAACATGTAAAAGTATGTATAATGTTGCAAGATTACGATAAGGGGAGTTATAagcaaattaataaaataaaataaatatgagTGAAAGCTAAATAAACTTCTTTGTTAGTTCCTGTGAAATACATATGCATGTATCTGTTACGACGAACGAATTATTAAATAGAGTATTATATATCTTAATTATGTGTAGCAAATAGCCTCTATTCACTTAGTAATTAAGTAGTAATTTGTTTAGTTAGAAAAGATGCACCGACCATGATGTAAACAGACCCATGGTTAGAATGTTGACAAATGAACACATGATTAgttcaatttattaaattatactaaAACTTGGCTTCAAAGTATATGAGATTAAACCAACATCaccaatataaaatgaaaacaatGAATCACCGAACGTGCTTTCTTCTTCCTGTATTCTGCACGTTGTCGATGGGGTTTCATGACACAAACCAAATTCTGAAAGATACCTTTctatgtatttttataaaattgttaataatgaaattaattttcccaaATACATGAAAGCTATGCAAAATGTATGGTTTTACCCATGAACCTTATATTCAAtatgatataaataaaattctactttTACAAGCAATTTTAATTTCTGAGAAAACTTAACATGCTACTATTATTAAAGTAAAGACTTGCACTTAActcaaacaattaaaaaattaaaaatcttgactcgaattgaaaaaatacattttttaaaataattgtgaCCTCTAAAGTTCTTAAATAGATCTTGCATTAGCTACCGCTACAAAATACAATCTTTGTATCAGCATGTATTACGTTCATAAGCATGAAAGTATACTGAAACATGAAATCACTACCTTGATTGGACTTGAGTGTTCTTTACCACCCTTACTTGATTTCTGTAAAATAATGTATTGAATAAGTAGTGAATAAGATATAATTGTACAGATTTGACTATTTGTAGCATTGTACTACTTTCAACATGCACAATACAACACAGCCCTTACAATATTGCATAAAATATCAAATTCAAGCACTgcataaagaaattaattagaTAACTAACACAACTTCTAAAAATTAATACCATCATtatcattgttattattatataataaattgaatcattttatattgaaaattttaaacagaatattttttgtatcaTTAAGATATTTTGAGACCTTTAACTgtcttaataaaatatatttacattttataattaatctATTAAAAtgtcatttataatttatatatgttattctataaaaataaaaataaatgataaaatacgtataatgtataataaaacttattgcaaaatttgtttacacAAAAAACAGAACACACAAGTATGATAATAAGCAAAATGTACATTAAGCTAAACTGGGTAACAATGACCAATTACTCTCATTGTAAGAGAAcattagaaaagaaatattttgttgttACTTACCCGGTAAGACAACATTAAACCTGTTTTATTTAACATCCAAAACGGACAATATAATGCCATGATAATAGATCCATGTTTATAAGATACATGCATTCCTAAATCCAACACGACTTTTTGTGCACTATCAAAAGATTCAAAGGACCAAACTGAAAATTCTGGTGGATTTGCTATTATTTCACCTCGACATGACCAatccttttctaaataatttggTAACtgcaatatattattatatgtaaAACAGTTATTTAAAAAGTGATTGCTACTTTTATAACTATGGACTTATTATAACttatttacttttataattatattagatttcCCAGGATCAATAGTAGGGATTTGATAAGATGTGCCTGCTTCTAGAAGTTTTTCTTGAACAGTTCCAGGTAAACACACAATAATATCAATAGgcaggaaattttttaaatacacagATGGATACAAGTGAACATTGTAAATGGTACTTGCCATCGTGTGTCGGCTAGTATTTTCAAAGTAAACCTGTTCTATTTCACCCACAACCTGTAAACGTTGCagtaaattgttaaaatttattaaatttcgtaTTACACATCtgtattattctttatttgaCTATGTTACTCTATCATTTCTTATACAACCATCTAAATCAGTAAACAGTACTTTTAACATTACAGCATAACAATAACGATACACTCATTCTATGTAATATGAATGAAACATAAAATACGTTCAGTAAGCACATTATAATGAACACTAATTTAAACTTTTAATGTCTATATTGTTTTTTTATGCAGACTTTAAAATTTGTGGGTATTGTCAtagtgtaaaatgtaaaaaataaaaacattagAAGTAATAAAAGAATTCTTCATTTTTGTATaacttgaaaaaatatataacaattaaTCAATTCTAAATATCTAGTGATATAATGCATGAAGATAGAGAATAAACTAATGAAGATAATTTAATGAAAGAAAATCTAGAAGAATAAAACTTTGATATAATATATTAGAATAAAGTTAGCGTTCTGCAATAGAAAAACTattctattaaaattaaaaatgattgcgtTTAGTATATAAATGATTTAATTCCATTCACTTTGCTTTCTATGTCTGTCTGTTATTAATATATTAGTGTAACACAGCTAGCGATTGTACTAAATACTACAGTTTTGTTTGTTGCAAATAAGCATtcacatttaaaatatattaactaTCTAACAacagtaataaaaatatacatttgtttGATATTCAACATATACTAAATGACAAACCTCTCTCAAACTAGTTAAAATAGTGGTAGTACCTGAATAGGTGCTTCCAGATATTTTGGGTGTTCTGAGGATAAATTTTTGAAGCAAAGATGCTTGACGTAATCAACGAAACGACAGAATATGGATCGCCAGTTAATAGCATTCAATAATAAGCCAATAGTGttgttattatataaaatactacCAACCACAATCATCACGAAAaacatctaaaagtaaaaactgctGCTTATGAAAGTATGCAATGTGTTTCGGTAAAATTTTTGATTATAGAGTAGAAACTAAATACCTATTTATTATATTACTGTCAAATGTATACAAAACATTGATCATTTGAATGCACAGAGGATATTTGTGTTATgtactatattgtgtaacggcTTTTTTGCatgaaagataaaaataaacggagtaaagaagacagctaattttaaacaaataagcATATGTAATTAAGTTATATACCTTTATATAAAATGGTTCTACGACTTCTTGTTTCGTTCGACTTTCACACTTTAAAAGTTTGCTCATGGAAACAGTTTTTTGAAGATCTTTCCAAACAAATGGTTCTATTGAAACCATATACCTACAAACAAATTAAACATATTTATGAACATACATATACAGTAATTATGTCACAAAGTATGTAGATTATGTAGATTACCGGTCTACACTGAAAAATAGCCAGTAAATATTTGTTGGAGTGTATACAGCATCTAATGGAAGATTTAATTTGCTGTCTGGAGCAACAGTGCCCACACATTCAACTTCATTTCCACGTTTAGTCATATAATATACGGATATTGATTCACTGAAATGATTATGCACCtaaaatacatttaatattattatttccacaaaaatttattatcagaaatttacaataaaaatataaataattcacCTGAAGGATACTTCTGAGAGTAATAATAGTACTTCCTTCGTCGACCACAACATCGGAAACGATACCCCATTCTTCAGAACCTTCTTTTCGATATCTCAATGAAAAGAACCGTTTATCAGCTCTTAAAACGGGTATAGTCAACGTACCGCCAATTTCTTTGAActtcaaaaaatattattatacattaattAAAGATTACCTTACTTTAATATACACAATTTGAATTGGAAAAGTGTAATAACAAATGTAACAACATTACAAGTTCTATAAAGTCCAAGTATATTACCGAAATAATAAACTTGTCATCGTCTCTTTCCTTAATCGATTCAGTTTTTACTTGGTCAAGCAAAGGTATTTCAGTTTTTGTTGTTTTCGGAGCAAGCTCTACTGATGCGCCGGATTCAAGAATTACTTCCATGTATGAAACTGTATTATCATTCGTAATTTTTGATCTATCATTAAAGACCTAAACAAGTATTTCGTTTGAAAACGTTTTATAAACTACaactttttttataattgtGAGATACAAGTAATATCAAACCTTGAACTGACTGCGTTCCAAATCTAAAACCATTGCTAGACCAGTCTCGTTTTTAAGTACGTAAGGTGCTACACTTTTTGCAGTTCCCTTTCCACTAGCTTCCATTGCAGATGAAAATGCATTGCCAAGTTGTTTTAGTACATCAAGACAAGTTTTAGTTACAGTCATTTCCAAGTTTTCCTATTGCAAAGTATTGTAAAGATGTTTTGTAGAAGATATAAATCTAGACAATTTTTCAACTAATTAACTTACAGAAGATACTATATCAATAGACATTTTAGGAATTTGATGCCATTCTTCTGGTTCACTATCAGAAATTGGACTGATTACACTTGCTCCTCTAGAGTCCACAGACGCGTCATTAAATTGAATCTAatggataataattttaaagttacgaaaattattaatattaatgaatgATTTGagataataatgaaaaatacgtTACTTTAGTTCTTAGTTCCCAAGGTGTTGAAATTCGCTTTCCATTTTTTGTTCTTTCTATTGGTTCGATTAATGGTTCCCATAATGCCAGACGACTATTGTAATACGCCATAATCAACGATATTGTACTCTCTATACTCATCTAAAAGTATTTACcgacaaataaataaaacgaggaaTATTACTatcacaattatttttaaatttcttacaGATTTTGAACTCCAGTCATTAATATTACTTTGGAACCCAATATGAAGTAGAAGCATAGGTAATGTTTTGTTACCAACACCTGCTTCCAATGTAAATAGAATTATTGGAGCAGAAATTATTGCTAATTCTGGTTTACAGAGTGCAACATCTTCATGATCAGTGAACACAAAGTCTTCTACAGCTTCTACTCCTACttctgtaaaaagaaaataataacaaacatGTACATTTTATTACTTATACTAGGAAatgcaattaaaataatatatttttcaatgtattaaatatacGTATATCTAACCTGTTTTTAAAAACCAAAAATCACTTTCTTCATATGGCGTTATAATCCACAATCCTTTATGACTTGGTTCAGAAGTTACAATTTCCTGATCTTTTATTTCCGTTTTTGTAGCAGTGTGAACGActttattcaatatttctatGACACCTGTAAATTAAAAGTTTAAATTtccaattatataaattattatttcaagcAACTTTTGAATTCAATTTATGGACATTCAACATGCTttagtaatttattaaattacctGGTGAAACCGATACATGAATATCAGTGCAACAAACATCTATATGAAGTCCTCGATCTTCTGGTGTAGAACCTGCTACACTAATACTGCATGGTCTTAGaacctttggaaaattttcattttaatgtCTTATATCATCAAAATAAAACAGcataaaaaataaatgcaatGTTTTATTTTACCTGATATATCCAATCACTTCTCTTCAGTGGATTATATATACCTGCTAAAATTGATAAATCTTTTATGGAACCTGTTATTACTTGATGTTCCCCCAGCAAACGCACTTTTAATAACAGCTCGGTcttaaaatacaatattaacaTATGTAAATGATGAAATGTATAATAATCAAAATATCTTCAGATGgatatttattacatttaatatgatgcaatttgaatttatatCATCCATTTCTTCAAGGAGAATGATGTCTGGCTTCTCAATATGTAGATtaattgtaaacatttttttatttggtGCAGCCtgagtttgtttctttttcattactGTTTCATTATAATTCTTTGGAACATTTTgagaaattgttttatttgatGATGCTTCTTCGCTAGTAAAGAAATCCTTAACTTTCATTAAATAATCTAGAGATACAATGATACTGAAAGAGAAAACTCTAACATCCACTGCAAATAaaagattgaatttttattttatcttaataaatttcttattgtattatttttagtaACAGTTAtttatgtaataaaattaaataataaagtagAACAAACAGGTGATACAAATACCATTCAAATTACAGGTTACTTAATTTCTacccaaatatttttaaatgctaTTAAAAACATAAAAACCTACCGAACGTGTCATTTGAACTTTGTCTAATAGTCATATCCAACATGCTGCGAACAGACTTTGACTCTTTTTCCATATCATCTATAGAAGGTACTGCTGTTGTTCTTTCCATAATTCGGATAAGAGATCCTTGTCTACATTGACGAGTGTCATCTAATGTGCAGTTCATAAGTAAAATCGAAGTTACCATTAATCCATCTGCAAATATTCTACCTTTTAATGCAAAATGAGTCAAACGGAATTTTGCTAACCCATTCTCAGGTAGATGTAGAAGAGAACTTTGTGATTCAAgctgtaaatttttcaattcttatatttatatatatatactgtagTCAAATATAAATGACAAGAAGATTGTAAAGAATAAGTTAATACCATTTTTGAACCTCCTGTAAATAAACTAATTACAAGACTATCCATAACAAACTCAAATTTAAtggatgtgtgtatgtgtacttGTTCTTGAAAATCTGTATCTTCTGAATTTATTATAGCTGTTCCTCCAAATTtatctattaaaataaaaatataattagtttGCTTCATTGTGAACaaaacaaataattttaatttaaacttaCCAGTTTCGTGGTGTTGCAAAACTTCTACTTCAAGTTTTTTCTCAGTTTGTCCAATATTTTGTACAGATTTTGTATCTTCAACTATTTCACCTAAATTTTCTTCTAACACTTTCAATGCAGTTACATAATCCTCTTTACTTATTAacacattaattttatttaatcttcCGGACATATCAATATCTGGTATAGAAGTAAACCAAGCAGTTGATAAATTTCGTTTAATAAGTAATGTAAAACTAACTGGTTCtaacaataatatttcattttcaaccACAAACGTTTCCATGTTTAACTTCACcctattataaaaataacaaactCATATTATAAATCAAAAGTTGCGAGGATAAAACAAACAATTACAATGTATGTATAGCTGTAGTTGTTACCttgataatttcaaattttgtaattcaattttcatttcatcGACGATAGGACAATCTCCAGTTTCGTTTGTAACctccaattttttaaaaacattgCACACAGTAAGATTACCCATATCCAGTGTTAAACAATGATTACTTTTTGAATGCATTGGAACATATATAACAGGAGCCTAGATAGCATATTTTATATAAGTACTATAAGCTCTATGACTTTAacatttacaatattattttcatactaGTTAGAATAtaacattaaatatttattttattgcaaaccTTTATCTTTACTGCAAGCCCAACACGTGCTGCACTTTCTTGGACAT
The sequence above is drawn from the Ptiloglossa arizonensis isolate GNS036 chromosome 1, iyPtiAriz1_principal, whole genome shotgun sequence genome and encodes:
- the Vps13 gene encoding vacuolar protein sorting 13C isoform X4; translated protein: MVFESIVADLLNKILGEYIQNLDSTQLKLSLWGGDVVLKDLLIKETALDVLDLPIRLEYGRLGNLRLKIPFKDMWNGQIDAIIEELFVLIVPTSQVAYDAEKEAKVQLEVKRAELDRIEKRKQLADTKLQEKLDDSMIEKLIARMIKNIHVEIKRIHVRYEDHVSFKDHSFSVGFTLNKFILESCTDSWKTNGNLKDMYVIPQIYKLCTLDGLAVYLNTTVEQFSNNTQSNYSDLFYSGIATIDYNPPGYQYLLGPINVNAKLKLNPKPETDGSNYTIPKVWLDLEMQKLRIGLAKKQYQTLVQLGEGLDQAQRAAPYRKYRPNLTSYRGHYKEWWHFAYICVLEETVRRNHRNWDWNHMKQHRDFCRKYASIYQTKLTSKKVSQEIEDCLTDCEKKLDIFNLVIIRQQIEMEVERLAEKEKNLKAKRGWFGFLWSGSQAEEAQDLNSAAAIMRKFEQEMTPQEKEKLYRAIDYQENSAPAHYPETYEMIDTRFLLHELQIIFLDMAKEYPCILDLQLHTVQVCFKSRPSANAILITASINEMKLLGIKQDEHVPSLFNSHEHSADAVLISVSYEKNPLDKLCGDRIIVRSTSVDIIYDAQTVIELVNLFRVQNSSTLNQLQAAAAEQLEGLKEMSALGLEHAIQKHSVLDMQVDMQASQIIIPHNGFYNNTKSLLVVNLGSLKMHSLEKPKDDKTNVTVKQLISMGKSEEDVLLHLREHSYDKFVLKIVDFQVLVSLSGEEWRTILSKVNDSMKLLQPTTLEIQFHKCLITDDPLLPKLRLIGQLPSVVINITDNRLLQALSIAQSIPFPQEEQPAELQKSSLSKSVSQLSLLKDLTTISTISEKKKEATVSVKQTTDLEMKFEMKEFALLISTQKDGVITPFMKLEILQLEAEMLQRTYDQEILLRLGGVQAKQHYNETEIFMVNTPMSSGKDEYLITVQYINVNKRSPEFTTRHESVIKLLKLEFTTLDVLLHQEALIRLLQFVTYMQDQMNAIASSKAEKESHIRPRPTHLTSIQEETSAFIKEHIQKQKFRSTSSRQRRTVVEHTDLKIQAKVGTICMKIVSDCREISAFYIDGITAGFTMKASNSQANITLSSISIIDLNAASAYKDIISVIEDTESLQIVAIINNIEPSEVDKNNMSITVIMGCYRIVFLNMFVTSIMNFLNHFQIAQQAIKDASAAAAEAAKTNIKDVQESAARVGLAVKIKAPVIYVPMHSKSNHCLTLDMGNLTVCNVFKKLEVTNETGDCPIVDEMKIELQNLKLSRVKLNMETFVVENEILLLEPVSFTLLIKRNLSTAWFTSIPDIDMSGRLNKINVLISKEDYVTALKVLEENLGEIVEDTKSVQNIGQTEKKLEVEVLQHHETDKFGGTAIINSEDTDFQEQVHIHTSIKFEFVMDSLVISLFTGGSKMLESQSSLLHLPENGLAKFRLTHFALKGRIFADGLMVTSILLMNCTLDDTRQCRQGSLIRIMERTTAVPSIDDMEKESKSVRSMLDMTIRQSSNDTFVDVRVFSFSIIVSLDYLMKVKDFFTSEEASSNKTISQNVPKNYNETVMKKKQTQAAPNKKMFTINLHIEKPDIILLEEMDDINSNCIILNTELLLKVRLLGEHQVITGSIKDLSILAGIYNPLKRSDWIYQVLRPCSISVAGSTPEDRGLHIDVCCTDIHVSVSPGVIEILNKVVHTATKTEIKDQEIVTSEPSHKGLWIITPYEESDFWFLKTEVGVEAVEDFVFTDHEDVALCKPELAIISAPIILFTLEAGVGNKTLPMLLLHIGFQSNINDWSSKSMSIESTISLIMAYYNSRLALWEPLIEPIERTKNGKRISTPWELRTKIQFNDASVDSRGASVISPISDSEPEEWHQIPKMSIDIVSSENLEMTVTKTCLDVLKQLGNAFSSAMEASGKGTAKSVAPYVLKNETGLAMVLDLERSQFKVFNDRSKITNDNTVSYMEVILESGASVELAPKTTKTEIPLLDQVKTESIKERDDDKFIISFKEIGGTLTIPVLRADKRFFSLRYRKEGSEEWGIVSDVVVDEGSTIITLRSILQVHNHFSESISVYYMTKRGNEVECVGTVAPDSKLNLPLDAVYTPTNIYWLFFSVDRYMVSIEPFVWKDLQKTVSMSKLLKCESRTKQEVVEPFYIKVVGEIEQVYFENTSRHTMASTIYNVHLYPSVYLKNFLPIDIIVCLPGTVQEKLLEAGTSYQIPTIDPGKSNIIIKLPNYLEKDWSCRGEIIANPPEFSVWSFESFDSAQKVVLDLGMHVSYKHGSIIMALYCPFWMLNKTGLMLSYRKSSKGGKEHSSPIKNLVCVMKPHRQRAEYRKKKARSSGDDYLNILYHPENFKGPILFSFRSKVFFGKKKAMIRVEDGEWSDKFPIDVAGSEGVVVCKYNGLIYQIGVHNQLTYNSLTKQITFTPYYVLINNSNFLIECQEGDRPADPMMKVPSGECTALWPRSGNEQKTLRVKIATEPEKTAPFIYTESHTTLLKLDNKYGGINVDVQISEGGVYISLSAYTYGNAPALIINHTPHTIQFWEKGSLNVRSVQSFNRMFYTWENPAGPRKLIWEDNNKKEIEHTLRKDILGTFQLPELEEEIFYVSFLDGTQRILLFTSNMKVAEDCQLVGDLEAIEQEVTISIRGVGFSLINNITRSELLYMCIASSDIIWETSKSVAHRWRGINTREMNIIEEGYQNYMIELQIGKDPPQKILLEPKLEVDYLNMEMLKPHRRSLRRTFQTGLWLQYRTSTHQVQLHAKINKLQIDNQLSDCVFPVILAPVPPPKSVTQSTVMKPFAELSMVKRLLEHSSVQQFRYFKVLIQEFHVKVDIVFINAIMGLFEANEMNDAETTELFKLDMKLVDEPLMYHVSLITTAEQKNFFDLLHFSPLKIHISFSMAGSNSGPSAVPQVLNVLLQGIGVTLTDINDIVFKLAYFERDYVFMTNKQLISEATMHYVGQAIKQAYVLVLGLDVIGNPYGLVVGTMKGIEDLFYEPFQGAIEGPGEFAEGLLLGVKSMFGHTVGGMAGAVSKITGAMGKGIAALTFDKDYQRKRQEQLNKQPANLQEGLARSGKGLVMGVVDGVTGVVMKPIAGAKEEGVEGFFKGFGKGVVGLVTRPTAGVIDFASGSLGAVKRATELNEEAKRVRPPRFFQPDNLVRPYVREEAEGHKILNELEKGKYANTDIYFYHIYISKDVVLLTDKRMAYIEHSDLFGGWRVDWTYTWQEFSELPKLVDRGVQIFIKDNSKKKKLGNLFGSADQSKIILISDYSTRQLLCNKMKEQINQCGL